In a single window of the Diospyros lotus cultivar Yz01 chromosome 10, ASM1463336v1, whole genome shotgun sequence genome:
- the LOC127811254 gene encoding uncharacterized protein LOC127811254: MKSDQDVLDDLKVVTELALKFLEPVVPNRKLNCTSLHLEHMKTDLVGLVYDGLNWPSMSSQNDCNCNIDEDDKWNMAKSATELKEFGVEFKMVETDNFIDIKFTNKGVLEIPRIRIRYGTPNFIKVLLEFELSHRHSRYLSNYLWFMNRLVKSPDDVLLLRQKGIIDNVSELLDDAAIHKFLKDLSAPLIISLDNLSYIKVYEDLNLHCKHQRNRWMEKLKRDYFNSPWAYISFFAAFLLLILIVVQTVFSVASYYKRG, encoded by the coding sequence ATGAAATCGGATCAAGATGTTCTCGACGACCTCAAGGTCGTCACTGAATTGGCCTTGAAGTTTCTAGAGCCTGTTGTTCCAAACCGGAAACTAAACTGCACATCTCTCCACCTTGAGCATATGAAAACGGATCTCGTAGGCTTAGTATATGACGGTTTGAATTGGCCAAGTATGTCCTCACAAAATGATTGTAATTGCAATATTGACGAGGATGATAAATGGAACATGGCAAAATCCGCAACTGAGCTTAAAGAGTTTGGAGTTGAGTTCAAAATGGTCGAGACAGACAATTTCATTGACATAAAGTTTACGAATAAGGGGGTATTGGAAATCCCACGCATACGCATTCGATATGGCACACCAAATTTTATCAAGGTATTACTCGAGTTTGAGCTGAGTCATCGCCACAGTAGATACCTTAGCAACTACCTATGGTTCATGAACAGACTGGTGAAATCTCCCGATGATGTTCTTCTACTTCGCCAGAAGGGGATCATTGACAACGTATCAGAGCTACTTGATGATGCCGCTATTCACAAGTTTCTGAAAGATTTATCCGCGCCTCTGATAATCTCTCTTGACAACTTAAGCTACATCAAAGTTTACGAGGATTTGAATTTGCATTGCAAACATCAGCGAAACAGATGGATGGAAAAATTGAAGAGGGATTACTTCAACAGCCCGTGGGCATATATCTCTTTCTTTGCTGCTTTCCTGTTACTAATTCTCATTGTTGTGCAAACTGTATTTTCTGTTGCCTCGTACTACAAACGTGGCTAA
- the LOC127811351 gene encoding UPF0481 protein At3g47200-like isoform X1 — protein MSSRRERDPVSVQIDDKLLRLSDSSSNGCLYRVHKRLHKVNPYEPAIVAIGPYHRRNNELQDMEKQKLRYLQQLLYRTRDTVDEYVTEIRELEENAWEFYHHETSGFNRDELVGMLVLDGCFIIELFRKYSINGLSRESDTIFQSEQLRFALRRDLILLENQLPFSVLYYLFSKTRRPDEEGDLIPLALAFLERIMPNEKLTIVNNTQPEDLKHLLALVHASWGHQLSPAPNVPDEKWKFVNSATELKEAGVEFKILETRNVFDIRFIDGVLKIPRLCIGDYTEFPLRNLLAYEQCHLQRHQRKYVSDYIAFMNCLVNSPRDVQLLRHSKIIDSWVADDAAVYALLKDVYRFVLIAPRNFSYSQVCVKLNGHCRRRQNVWMANLRRNYFNSPWAFVSFLAACVLLLLTFIQTLFSVLSYTK, from the coding sequence ATGTcatcaagaagagagagagatccagTTTCTGTCCAAATCGACGATAAGCTTCTTAGATTATCTGATTCATCTTCCAATGGTTGCCTCTACAGAGTCCACAAGCGATTACACAAAGTCAATCCCTACGAGCCAGCTATCGTCGCCATTGGACCGTATCATCGCCGCAATAATGAACTGCAAGACATGGAGAAGCAGAAGCTCAGGTACTTGCAGCAGCTTCTCTATCGAACCAGAGACACTGTGGATGAATATGTGACGGAAATTCGAGAATTGGAAGAAAACGCATGGGAATTTTATCATCATGAAACAAGCGGTTTTAACAGGGATGAGTTGGTGGGAATGTTGGTTCTTGATGGTTGCTTCATCATCGAGCTATTTCGGAAGTATAGCATCAACGGATTGTCAAGAGAAAGTGACACAATTTTCCAGTCGGAGCAACTTCGATTTGCCCTAAGGCGAGACCTGATTCTACTCGAGAACCAGCTCCCTTTCTCCGTTCTCTATTACTTGTTCAGCAAAACTAGGCGTCCTGACGAAGAAGGCGATCTCATCCCCTTGGCCCTAGCGTTTCTCGAGCGGATCATGCCGAACGAGAAACTGACAATTGTGAATAACACTCAACCGGAAGATCTCAAGCATCTTCTTGCACTAGTTCATGCCAGTTGGGGCCACCAACTCTCCCCAGCTCCCAACGTTCCGGACGAAAAGTGGAAGTTCGTGAATTCGGCGACGGAGCTGAAAGAAGCCGGAGTGGAGTTCAAGATATTGGAAACGAGAAATGTCTTCGACATCCGGTTCATCGATGGCGTTCTCAAGATCCCTCGTTTGTGCATCGGAGATTACACAGAGTTCCCCCTCCGAAACCTCCTCGCCTACGAGCAGTGTCATCTTCAACGCCATCAGAGAAAGTACGTTAGCGACTACATCGCGTTCATGAATTGCCTGGTGAATTCGCCGAGAGATGTTCAGCTGCTCCGCCACAGCAAGATCATCGACAGCTGGGTCGCCGACGACGCGGCGGTTTACGCCTTGCTGAAAGATGTGTACAGATTCGTGTTGATTGCTCCCAGGAACTTCAGCTATTCTCAGGTTTGCGTGAAGCTGAACGGGCATTGCCGGCGCCGGCAGAACGTCTGGATGGCGAATCTGAGGAGGAATTACTTCAACAGTCCCTGGGCGTTTGTTTCGTTTCTTGCTGCTTGCGTTTTGCTGCTTCTCACTTTCATTCAGACTCTATTTTCTGTTCTTTCCTACACCaaataa
- the LOC127811351 gene encoding UPF0481 protein At3g47200-like isoform X2, with product MEKQKLRYLQQLLYRTRDTVDEYVTEIRELEENAWEFYHHETSGFNRDELVGMLVLDGCFIIELFRKYSINGLSRESDTIFQSEQLRFALRRDLILLENQLPFSVLYYLFSKTRRPDEEGDLIPLALAFLERIMPNEKLTIVNNTQPEDLKHLLALVHASWGHQLSPAPNVPDEKWKFVNSATELKEAGVEFKILETRNVFDIRFIDGVLKIPRLCIGDYTEFPLRNLLAYEQCHLQRHQRKYVSDYIAFMNCLVNSPRDVQLLRHSKIIDSWVADDAAVYALLKDVYRFVLIAPRNFSYSQVCVKLNGHCRRRQNVWMANLRRNYFNSPWAFVSFLAACVLLLLTFIQTLFSVLSYTK from the coding sequence ATGGAGAAGCAGAAGCTCAGGTACTTGCAGCAGCTTCTCTATCGAACCAGAGACACTGTGGATGAATATGTGACGGAAATTCGAGAATTGGAAGAAAACGCATGGGAATTTTATCATCATGAAACAAGCGGTTTTAACAGGGATGAGTTGGTGGGAATGTTGGTTCTTGATGGTTGCTTCATCATCGAGCTATTTCGGAAGTATAGCATCAACGGATTGTCAAGAGAAAGTGACACAATTTTCCAGTCGGAGCAACTTCGATTTGCCCTAAGGCGAGACCTGATTCTACTCGAGAACCAGCTCCCTTTCTCCGTTCTCTATTACTTGTTCAGCAAAACTAGGCGTCCTGACGAAGAAGGCGATCTCATCCCCTTGGCCCTAGCGTTTCTCGAGCGGATCATGCCGAACGAGAAACTGACAATTGTGAATAACACTCAACCGGAAGATCTCAAGCATCTTCTTGCACTAGTTCATGCCAGTTGGGGCCACCAACTCTCCCCAGCTCCCAACGTTCCGGACGAAAAGTGGAAGTTCGTGAATTCGGCGACGGAGCTGAAAGAAGCCGGAGTGGAGTTCAAGATATTGGAAACGAGAAATGTCTTCGACATCCGGTTCATCGATGGCGTTCTCAAGATCCCTCGTTTGTGCATCGGAGATTACACAGAGTTCCCCCTCCGAAACCTCCTCGCCTACGAGCAGTGTCATCTTCAACGCCATCAGAGAAAGTACGTTAGCGACTACATCGCGTTCATGAATTGCCTGGTGAATTCGCCGAGAGATGTTCAGCTGCTCCGCCACAGCAAGATCATCGACAGCTGGGTCGCCGACGACGCGGCGGTTTACGCCTTGCTGAAAGATGTGTACAGATTCGTGTTGATTGCTCCCAGGAACTTCAGCTATTCTCAGGTTTGCGTGAAGCTGAACGGGCATTGCCGGCGCCGGCAGAACGTCTGGATGGCGAATCTGAGGAGGAATTACTTCAACAGTCCCTGGGCGTTTGTTTCGTTTCTTGCTGCTTGCGTTTTGCTGCTTCTCACTTTCATTCAGACTCTATTTTCTGTTCTTTCCTACACCaaataa